One part of the Arabidopsis thaliana chromosome 1 sequence genome encodes these proteins:
- a CDS encoding Peptidase M1 family protein (Peptidase M1 family protein; FUNCTIONS IN: metallopeptidase activity, zinc ion binding; INVOLVED IN: proteolysis; LOCATED IN: apoplast, chloroplast, plasma membrane; EXPRESSED IN: 25 plant structures; EXPRESSED DURING: 15 growth stages; CONTAINS InterPro DOMAIN/s: Peptidase M1, membrane alanine aminopeptidase, N-terminal (InterPro:IPR014782), Peptidase M1, membrane alanine aminopeptidase (InterPro:IPR001930), Peptidase M1, alanyl aminopeptidase (InterPro:IPR012779); BEST Arabidopsis thaliana protein match is: aminopeptidase M1 (TAIR:AT4G33090.1); Has 7901 Blast hits to 7867 proteins in 1782 species: Archae - 112; Bacteria - 3789; Metazoa - 1713; Fungi - 432; Plants - 227; Viruses - 0; Other Eukaryotes - 1628 (source: NCBI BLink).), translated as MARLIIPCRSSSLARVNLLGLLSRAPVPVRSSCLRSSANRLTQHRPFLTSEAICLRKNRFLPHSVDTHKQNSRRLICSVATESVPDKAEDSKMDAPKEIFLKNYTKPDYYFETVDLSFSLGEEKTIVSSKIKVSPRVKGSSAALVLDGHDLKLLSVKVEGKLLKEGDYQLDSRHLTLPSLPAEESFVLEIDTEIYPHKNTSLEGLYKSSGNFCTQCEAEGFRKITFYQDRPDIMAKYTCRVEGDKTLYPVLLSNGNLISQGDIEGGRHYALWEDPFKKPCYLFALVAGQLVSRDDTFTTRSGRQVSLKIWTPAEDLPKTAHAMYSLKAAMKWDEDVFGLEYDLDLFNIVAVPDFNMGAMENKSLNIFNSKLVLASPETATDADYAAILGVIGHEYFHNWTGNRVTCRDWFQLSLKEGLTVFRDQEFSSDMGSRTVKRIADVSKLRIYQFPQDAGPMAHPVRPHSYIKMDNFYTVTVYEKVWLFTNSVLLYAGAEVVRMYKTLLGTQGFRKGIDLYFERHDEQAVTCEDFFAAMRDANNADFANFLQWYSQAGTPVVKVVSSYNADARTFSLKFSQEIPPTPGQPTKEPTFIPVVVGLLDSSGKDITLSSVHHDGTVQTISGSSTILRVTKKEEEFVFSDIPERPVPSLFRGFSAPVRVETDLSNDDLFFLLAHDSDEFNRWEAGQVLARKLMLNLVSDFQQNKPLALNPKFVQGLGSVLSDSSLDKEFIAKAITLPGEGEIMDMMAVADPDAVHAVRKFVRKQLASELKEELLKIVENNRSTEAYVFDHSNMARRALKNTALAYLASLEDPAYMELALNEYKMATNLTDQFAALAALSQNPGKTRDDILADFYNKWQDDYLVVNKWFLLQSTSDIPGNVENVKKLLDHPAFDLRNPNKVYSLIGGFCGSPVNFHAKDGSGYKFLGDIVVQLDKLNPQVASRMVSAFSRWKRYDETRQGLAKAQLEMIMSANGLSENVFEIASKSLAA; from the exons ATGGCTCGGTTGATAATTCCTTGTCGAAGTTCGTCTCTGGCGAGAGTCAATCTTCTGGGTTTGCTCTCTCGTGCTCCT GTTCCTGTTAGAAGCAGTTGTCTTCGTAGTTCGGCAAACAGACTTACTCAACACAGACCGTTTCTTACTTCCGag GCCATTTGTTTGAGGAAGAATCGGTTTCTACCCCATTCTGTTGAT ACACATAAGCAAAACAGCAGGAGGCTCATTTGTTCTGTTGCCACAGAATCAGTTCCGGATAAAGCTGAAGATTCCAAAATGGATGCACCTAAAGAAATATTTCTCAAGAACTACACAAAGCCTGATTACTACTTTGAAACT gtGGATCTGAGCTTCTCTCTAggtgaagagaaaacaattgttaGCTCTAAAATCAAGGTTTCTCCTCGAGTTAAAG GATCTTCTGCTGCATTGGTCTTGGATGGACATGACTTGAAGCTACTTTCTGTCAAGGTTGAGGGGAAGCTTCTTAAG GAAGGGGATTACCAGTTGGACTCTCGCCATCTAACTCTTCCTTCGCTTCCAGCTGAGGAGTCCTTTGTTTTGGAGATTGATACTGAGATATACCCCCACAAGAATACTTCACTTGAG GGGCTTTACAAGTCTTCTGGGAATTTCTGCACACAGTGTGAAGCAGAAGGTTTCCGCAAAATTACATTTTACCAG GATCGTCCTGATATAATGGCTAAGTACACGTGTCGTGTGGAAGGTGACAAGACACTTTATCCTGTGTTATTGTCCAATGGAAACCTCATTTCTCAAGGAGATATAGAG GGTGGTCGACACTATGCCTTATGGGAGGATCCATTCAAGAAACCGTGCTATCTATTTGCTTTGGTGGCTGGACAGCTAGTGAGCAGAGATGATACATTTACCACACGCTCTGGTAGGCAGGTTTCCCTGAAAATCTGGACTCCTGCAGAAGATCTACCAAAGACTGCCCATGCCATGTATTCCCTAAAAGCGGCCATGAAGTGGGATGAGGAT GTGTTCGGGCTTGAGTATGACCTGGATCTCTTCAACATTGTTGCTGTTCCAGATTTTAACAT GGGAGCCATGGAAAACAAGAGTTTGAAT ATTTTTAATTCCAAGCTTGTCCTAGCATCTCCAGAAACAGCAACAGATGCAGATTACGCTGCAATTTTGGGTGTTATTGGTCATGAG TACTTTCACAATTGGACAGGGAACAG GGTGACATGCCGTGACTGGTTCCAACTCAGTCTAAAGGAAGGACTTACTGTCTTCCGTGACCAGGAATTTTCATCTGACATGGGAAGCCGAACTGTAAAGCGAATTGCTGATGTTTCAAAGCTTCGGATCTATCAATTTCCGCAG GATGCTGGTCCTATGGCACATCCTGTTCGCCCACATTCATACATCAAG ATGGATAACTTCTACACAG TGACG GTTTATGAAAAGGTTTGGCTCTTTACCAATAGTGTTTTGTTATATGCA GGAGCTGAGGTCGTCAGGATGTACAAAACTCTACTAGGAACTCAGGGGTTCCGAAAG GGAATTGATCTCTATTTTGAAAGACATGATGAGCAAGCAGTGACTTGTGAAGACTTCTTTGCTGCTATGCGTGATGCAAATAATGCAGACTTTGCTAATTTCTTGCAATG GTACTCTCAAGCTGGAACGCCCGTTGTCAAAGTGGTATCCTCTTACAATGCTGACGCTCGTACTTTCTCTTTAAAATTCAG TCAGGAGATACCTCCAACTCCAGGCCAGCCAACAAAAGAACCTACATTTATTCCAGTGGTTGTTGGTCTTTTGGACTCAAGTGGGAAAGACATTACTCTTTCCTCTGTTCATCATGATGGTACAGTGCAGACCATTTCAGGCAGCAGCACAATACTTCGAGTGACTAAG aaagaagaagagtttgtgTTTTCTGATATACCAGAAAGACCTGTTCCATCCCTATTTAGGGGATTCAGTGCCCCAGTTCGTGTTGAAACTGATCTCTCTAATGATGACTTATTCTTCCTCCTAGCACATGATTCAGATGAATTCAATAG GTGGGAGGCCGGTCAAGTTCTGGCAAGAAAGCTGATGCTGAACTTAGTTTCTGATTTCCAGCAAAATAAACCGTTGGCTCTAAACCCAAAATTTGTGCAAGGTCTCGGCAGTGTGCTTTCTGACTCAAGCTTGGACAAG GAATTTATAGCCAAAGCAATAACACTACCTGGGGAGGGAGAGATAATGGACATGATGGCCGTGGCGGATCCTGATGCTGTTCATGCTGTTAGAAAGTTTGTACGAAAGCAGCTTGCATCTGAACTTAAGGAGGAGCTTCTAAAGATA GTCGAGAACAATAGGAGCACAGAAGCTTATGTCTTTGACCACTCAAACATGGCGAGGCGTGCTTTGAAGAATACAGCTCTAG CTTATCTTGCATCTCTCGAAGATCCAGCATATATGGAACTTGCACTGAACGAATACAAGATGGCCACCAATTTGACCGACCAATTTGCTGCTTTGGCAGCTCTATCCCAGAACCCTGGTAAAACCCGTGACGACATTCTTGCCGACTTCTATAACAAGTGGCAGGACGATTACTTG GTTGTTAATAAATGGTTCCTCCTTCAATCAACATCCGACATTCCTGGCAATGTAGAGAATGTCAAGAAGCTTTTGGATCACCCAGCTTTCGATCTGCGCAACCCAAACAAG GTTTATTCGCTTATTGGAGGGTTCTGCGGTTCCCCAGTGAATTTCCATGCCAAGGATGGATCAGGTTACAAGTTCTTGGGTGACATTGTTGTCCAGTTAGACAAATTGAACCCTCAG GTTGCTTCTCGTATGGTGTCTGCCTTTTCGAGGTGGAAGCGGTACGATGAAACCCGTCAAGGTCTAGCCAAG GCACAATTGGAAATGATAATGTCTGCTAATGGGCTGTCTGAGAATGTCTTTGAGATTGCCTCCAAGAGTTTGGCTGCTTGA
- a CDS encoding Peptidase M1 family protein — protein MARLIIPCRSSSLARVNLLGLLSRAPVPVRSSCLRSSANRLTQHRPFLTSEAICLRKNRFLPHSVDTHKQNSRRLICSVATESVPDKAEDSKMDAPKEIFLKNYTKPDYYFETVDLSFSLGEEKTIVSSKIKVSPRVKGSSAALVLDGHDLKLLSVKVEGKLLKEGDYQLDSRHLTLPSLPAEESFVLEIDTEIYPHKNTSLEGLYKSSGNFCTQCEAEGFRKITFYQDRPDIMAKYTCRVEGDKTLYPVLLSNGNLISQGDIEGGRHYALWEDPFKKPCYLFALVAGQLVSRDDTFTTRSGRQVSLKIWTPAEDLPKTAHAMYSLKAAMKWDEDVFGLEYDLDLFNIVAVPDFNMGAMENKSLNIFNSKLVLASPETATDADYAAILGVIGHEYFHNWTGNRVTCRDWFQLSLKEGLTVFRDQEFSSDMGSRTVKRIADVSKLRIYQFPQDAGPMAHPVRPHSYIKMDNFYTVTVYEKGAEVVRMYKTLLGTQGFRKGIDLYFERHDEQAVTCEDFFAAMRDANNADFANFLQWYSQAGTPVVKVVSSYNADARTFSLKFSQEIPPTPGQPTKEPTFIPVVVGLLDSSGKDITLSSVHHDGTVQTISGSSTILRVTKKEEEFVFSDIPERPVPSLFRGFSAPVRVETDLSNDDLFFLLAHDSDEFNRWEAGQVLARKLMLNLVSDFQQNKPLALNPKFVQGLGSVLSDSSLDKEFIAKAITLPGEGEIMDMMAVADPDAVHAVRKFVRKQLASELKEELLKIVENNRSTEAYVFDHSNMARRALKNTALAYLASLEDPAYMELALNEYKMATNLTDQFAALAALSQNPGKTRDDILADFYNKWQDDYLVVNKWFLLQSTSDIPGNVENVKKLLDHPAFDLRNPNKVYSLIGGFCGSPVNFHAKDGSGYKFLGDIVVQLDKLNPQVASRMVSAFSRWKRYDETRQGLAKAQLEMIMSANGLSENVFEIASKSLAA, from the exons ATGGCTCGGTTGATAATTCCTTGTCGAAGTTCGTCTCTGGCGAGAGTCAATCTTCTGGGTTTGCTCTCTCGTGCTCCT GTTCCTGTTAGAAGCAGTTGTCTTCGTAGTTCGGCAAACAGACTTACTCAACACAGACCGTTTCTTACTTCCGag GCCATTTGTTTGAGGAAGAATCGGTTTCTACCCCATTCTGTTGAT ACACATAAGCAAAACAGCAGGAGGCTCATTTGTTCTGTTGCCACAGAATCAGTTCCGGATAAAGCTGAAGATTCCAAAATGGATGCACCTAAAGAAATATTTCTCAAGAACTACACAAAGCCTGATTACTACTTTGAAACT gtGGATCTGAGCTTCTCTCTAggtgaagagaaaacaattgttaGCTCTAAAATCAAGGTTTCTCCTCGAGTTAAAG GATCTTCTGCTGCATTGGTCTTGGATGGACATGACTTGAAGCTACTTTCTGTCAAGGTTGAGGGGAAGCTTCTTAAG GAAGGGGATTACCAGTTGGACTCTCGCCATCTAACTCTTCCTTCGCTTCCAGCTGAGGAGTCCTTTGTTTTGGAGATTGATACTGAGATATACCCCCACAAGAATACTTCACTTGAG GGGCTTTACAAGTCTTCTGGGAATTTCTGCACACAGTGTGAAGCAGAAGGTTTCCGCAAAATTACATTTTACCAG GATCGTCCTGATATAATGGCTAAGTACACGTGTCGTGTGGAAGGTGACAAGACACTTTATCCTGTGTTATTGTCCAATGGAAACCTCATTTCTCAAGGAGATATAGAG GGTGGTCGACACTATGCCTTATGGGAGGATCCATTCAAGAAACCGTGCTATCTATTTGCTTTGGTGGCTGGACAGCTAGTGAGCAGAGATGATACATTTACCACACGCTCTGGTAGGCAGGTTTCCCTGAAAATCTGGACTCCTGCAGAAGATCTACCAAAGACTGCCCATGCCATGTATTCCCTAAAAGCGGCCATGAAGTGGGATGAGGAT GTGTTCGGGCTTGAGTATGACCTGGATCTCTTCAACATTGTTGCTGTTCCAGATTTTAACAT GGGAGCCATGGAAAACAAGAGTTTGAAT ATTTTTAATTCCAAGCTTGTCCTAGCATCTCCAGAAACAGCAACAGATGCAGATTACGCTGCAATTTTGGGTGTTATTGGTCATGAG TACTTTCACAATTGGACAGGGAACAG GGTGACATGCCGTGACTGGTTCCAACTCAGTCTAAAGGAAGGACTTACTGTCTTCCGTGACCAGGAATTTTCATCTGACATGGGAAGCCGAACTGTAAAGCGAATTGCTGATGTTTCAAAGCTTCGGATCTATCAATTTCCGCAG GATGCTGGTCCTATGGCACATCCTGTTCGCCCACATTCATACATCAAG ATGGATAACTTCTACACAG TGACG GTTTATGAAAAG GGAGCTGAGGTCGTCAGGATGTACAAAACTCTACTAGGAACTCAGGGGTTCCGAAAG GGAATTGATCTCTATTTTGAAAGACATGATGAGCAAGCAGTGACTTGTGAAGACTTCTTTGCTGCTATGCGTGATGCAAATAATGCAGACTTTGCTAATTTCTTGCAATG GTACTCTCAAGCTGGAACGCCCGTTGTCAAAGTGGTATCCTCTTACAATGCTGACGCTCGTACTTTCTCTTTAAAATTCAG TCAGGAGATACCTCCAACTCCAGGCCAGCCAACAAAAGAACCTACATTTATTCCAGTGGTTGTTGGTCTTTTGGACTCAAGTGGGAAAGACATTACTCTTTCCTCTGTTCATCATGATGGTACAGTGCAGACCATTTCAGGCAGCAGCACAATACTTCGAGTGACTAAG aaagaagaagagtttgtgTTTTCTGATATACCAGAAAGACCTGTTCCATCCCTATTTAGGGGATTCAGTGCCCCAGTTCGTGTTGAAACTGATCTCTCTAATGATGACTTATTCTTCCTCCTAGCACATGATTCAGATGAATTCAATAG GTGGGAGGCCGGTCAAGTTCTGGCAAGAAAGCTGATGCTGAACTTAGTTTCTGATTTCCAGCAAAATAAACCGTTGGCTCTAAACCCAAAATTTGTGCAAGGTCTCGGCAGTGTGCTTTCTGACTCAAGCTTGGACAAG GAATTTATAGCCAAAGCAATAACACTACCTGGGGAGGGAGAGATAATGGACATGATGGCCGTGGCGGATCCTGATGCTGTTCATGCTGTTAGAAAGTTTGTACGAAAGCAGCTTGCATCTGAACTTAAGGAGGAGCTTCTAAAGATA GTCGAGAACAATAGGAGCACAGAAGCTTATGTCTTTGACCACTCAAACATGGCGAGGCGTGCTTTGAAGAATACAGCTCTAG CTTATCTTGCATCTCTCGAAGATCCAGCATATATGGAACTTGCACTGAACGAATACAAGATGGCCACCAATTTGACCGACCAATTTGCTGCTTTGGCAGCTCTATCCCAGAACCCTGGTAAAACCCGTGACGACATTCTTGCCGACTTCTATAACAAGTGGCAGGACGATTACTTG GTTGTTAATAAATGGTTCCTCCTTCAATCAACATCCGACATTCCTGGCAATGTAGAGAATGTCAAGAAGCTTTTGGATCACCCAGCTTTCGATCTGCGCAACCCAAACAAG GTTTATTCGCTTATTGGAGGGTTCTGCGGTTCCCCAGTGAATTTCCATGCCAAGGATGGATCAGGTTACAAGTTCTTGGGTGACATTGTTGTCCAGTTAGACAAATTGAACCCTCAG GTTGCTTCTCGTATGGTGTCTGCCTTTTCGAGGTGGAAGCGGTACGATGAAACCCGTCAAGGTCTAGCCAAG GCACAATTGGAAATGATAATGTCTGCTAATGGGCTGTCTGAGAATGTCTTTGAGATTGCCTCCAAGAGTTTGGCTGCTTGA
- a CDS encoding Peptidase M1 family protein, with product MDAPKEIFLKNYTKPDYYFETVDLSFSLGEEKTIVSSKIKVSPRVKGSSAALVLDGHDLKLLSVKVEGKLLKEGDYQLDSRHLTLPSLPAEESFVLEIDTEIYPHKNTSLEGLYKSSGNFCTQCEAEGFRKITFYQDRPDIMAKYTCRVEGDKTLYPVLLSNGNLISQGDIEGGRHYALWEDPFKKPCYLFALVAGQLVSRDDTFTTRSGRQVSLKIWTPAEDLPKTAHAMYSLKAAMKWDEDVFGLEYDLDLFNIVAVPDFNMGAMENKSLNIFNSKLVLASPETATDADYAAILGVIGHEYFHNWTGNRVTCRDWFQLSLKEGLTVFRDQEFSSDMGSRTVKRIADVSKLRIYQFPQDAGPMAHPVRPHSYIKMDNFYTVTVYEKGAEVVRMYKTLLGTQGFRKGIDLYFERHDEQAVTCEDFFAAMRDANNADFANFLQWYSQAGTPVVKVVSSYNADARTFSLKFSQEIPPTPGQPTKEPTFIPVVVGLLDSSGKDITLSSVHHDGTVQTISGSSTILRVTKKEEEFVFSDIPERPVPSLFRGFSAPVRVETDLSNDDLFFLLAHDSDEFNRWEAGQVLARKLMLNLVSDFQQNKPLALNPKFVQGLGSVLSDSSLDKEFIAKAITLPGEGEIMDMMAVADPDAVHAVRKFVRKQLASELKEELLKIVENNRSTEAYVFDHSNMARRALKNTALAYLASLEDPAYMELALNEYKMATNLTDQFAALAALSQNPGKTRDDILADFYNKWQDDYLVVNKWFLLQSTSDIPGNVENVKKLLDHPAFDLRNPNKVYSLIGGFCGSPVNFHAKDGSGYKFLGDIVVQLDKLNPQVASRMVSAFSRWKRYDETRQGLAKAQLEMIMSANGLSENVFEIASKSLAA from the exons ATGGATGCACCTAAAGAAATATTTCTCAAGAACTACACAAAGCCTGATTACTACTTTGAAACT gtGGATCTGAGCTTCTCTCTAggtgaagagaaaacaattgttaGCTCTAAAATCAAGGTTTCTCCTCGAGTTAAAG GATCTTCTGCTGCATTGGTCTTGGATGGACATGACTTGAAGCTACTTTCTGTCAAGGTTGAGGGGAAGCTTCTTAAG GAAGGGGATTACCAGTTGGACTCTCGCCATCTAACTCTTCCTTCGCTTCCAGCTGAGGAGTCCTTTGTTTTGGAGATTGATACTGAGATATACCCCCACAAGAATACTTCACTTGAG GGGCTTTACAAGTCTTCTGGGAATTTCTGCACACAGTGTGAAGCAGAAGGTTTCCGCAAAATTACATTTTACCAG GATCGTCCTGATATAATGGCTAAGTACACGTGTCGTGTGGAAGGTGACAAGACACTTTATCCTGTGTTATTGTCCAATGGAAACCTCATTTCTCAAGGAGATATAGAG GGTGGTCGACACTATGCCTTATGGGAGGATCCATTCAAGAAACCGTGCTATCTATTTGCTTTGGTGGCTGGACAGCTAGTGAGCAGAGATGATACATTTACCACACGCTCTGGTAGGCAGGTTTCCCTGAAAATCTGGACTCCTGCAGAAGATCTACCAAAGACTGCCCATGCCATGTATTCCCTAAAAGCGGCCATGAAGTGGGATGAGGAT GTGTTCGGGCTTGAGTATGACCTGGATCTCTTCAACATTGTTGCTGTTCCAGATTTTAACAT GGGAGCCATGGAAAACAAGAGTTTGAAT ATTTTTAATTCCAAGCTTGTCCTAGCATCTCCAGAAACAGCAACAGATGCAGATTACGCTGCAATTTTGGGTGTTATTGGTCATGAG TACTTTCACAATTGGACAGGGAACAG GGTGACATGCCGTGACTGGTTCCAACTCAGTCTAAAGGAAGGACTTACTGTCTTCCGTGACCAGGAATTTTCATCTGACATGGGAAGCCGAACTGTAAAGCGAATTGCTGATGTTTCAAAGCTTCGGATCTATCAATTTCCGCAG GATGCTGGTCCTATGGCACATCCTGTTCGCCCACATTCATACATCAAG ATGGATAACTTCTACACAG TGACG GTTTATGAAAAG GGAGCTGAGGTCGTCAGGATGTACAAAACTCTACTAGGAACTCAGGGGTTCCGAAAG GGAATTGATCTCTATTTTGAAAGACATGATGAGCAAGCAGTGACTTGTGAAGACTTCTTTGCTGCTATGCGTGATGCAAATAATGCAGACTTTGCTAATTTCTTGCAATG GTACTCTCAAGCTGGAACGCCCGTTGTCAAAGTGGTATCCTCTTACAATGCTGACGCTCGTACTTTCTCTTTAAAATTCAG TCAGGAGATACCTCCAACTCCAGGCCAGCCAACAAAAGAACCTACATTTATTCCAGTGGTTGTTGGTCTTTTGGACTCAAGTGGGAAAGACATTACTCTTTCCTCTGTTCATCATGATGGTACAGTGCAGACCATTTCAGGCAGCAGCACAATACTTCGAGTGACTAAG aaagaagaagagtttgtgTTTTCTGATATACCAGAAAGACCTGTTCCATCCCTATTTAGGGGATTCAGTGCCCCAGTTCGTGTTGAAACTGATCTCTCTAATGATGACTTATTCTTCCTCCTAGCACATGATTCAGATGAATTCAATAG GTGGGAGGCCGGTCAAGTTCTGGCAAGAAAGCTGATGCTGAACTTAGTTTCTGATTTCCAGCAAAATAAACCGTTGGCTCTAAACCCAAAATTTGTGCAAGGTCTCGGCAGTGTGCTTTCTGACTCAAGCTTGGACAAG GAATTTATAGCCAAAGCAATAACACTACCTGGGGAGGGAGAGATAATGGACATGATGGCCGTGGCGGATCCTGATGCTGTTCATGCTGTTAGAAAGTTTGTACGAAAGCAGCTTGCATCTGAACTTAAGGAGGAGCTTCTAAAGATA GTCGAGAACAATAGGAGCACAGAAGCTTATGTCTTTGACCACTCAAACATGGCGAGGCGTGCTTTGAAGAATACAGCTCTAG CTTATCTTGCATCTCTCGAAGATCCAGCATATATGGAACTTGCACTGAACGAATACAAGATGGCCACCAATTTGACCGACCAATTTGCTGCTTTGGCAGCTCTATCCCAGAACCCTGGTAAAACCCGTGACGACATTCTTGCCGACTTCTATAACAAGTGGCAGGACGATTACTTG GTTGTTAATAAATGGTTCCTCCTTCAATCAACATCCGACATTCCTGGCAATGTAGAGAATGTCAAGAAGCTTTTGGATCACCCAGCTTTCGATCTGCGCAACCCAAACAAG GTTTATTCGCTTATTGGAGGGTTCTGCGGTTCCCCAGTGAATTTCCATGCCAAGGATGGATCAGGTTACAAGTTCTTGGGTGACATTGTTGTCCAGTTAGACAAATTGAACCCTCAG GTTGCTTCTCGTATGGTGTCTGCCTTTTCGAGGTGGAAGCGGTACGATGAAACCCGTCAAGGTCTAGCCAAG GCACAATTGGAAATGATAATGTCTGCTAATGGGCTGTCTGAGAATGTCTTTGAGATTGCCTCCAAGAGTTTGGCTGCTTGA